In one Apteryx mantelli isolate bAptMan1 chromosome 9, bAptMan1.hap1, whole genome shotgun sequence genomic region, the following are encoded:
- the SPSB4 gene encoding SPRY domain-containing SOCS box protein 4 isoform X2, protein MGQKISGSIKSVDVREPPYRPVKRELRGPDFCKPARLDMLLDMPPAKLEVQYKHAWNNEDRSLNIFVKEDDKLTFHRHPVAQSTDCIRGKVGYTRGLHVWQIHWPTRQRGTHAVVGVSTAEAPLHSVGYTSLVGSNSESWGWDLGRNKLYHNCKNQPGVTYPVFLEPDESFVLPDSLLVVLDMDEGTLSFMVDGQYLGVAFRGLKGKKLYPIVSAVWGHCEITMRYINGLDHGNL, encoded by the coding sequence ATGGGCCAGAAAATCTCAGGGAGCATAAAGTCTGTGGATGTGAGGGAGCCTCCTTACAGGCCTGTTAAACGAGAGCTGAGAGGCCCGGATTTTTGCAAGCCTGCACGACTGGACATGTTATTGGATATGCCCCCTGCCAAGCTGGAGGTCCAATATAAACATGCATGGAACAATGAAGATCGgtctttaaatatatttgtaaagGAAGATGATAAACTAACCTTTCATAGACACCCAGTTGCCCAAAGCACAGATTGCATCCGGGGCAAAGTTGGCTACACAAGAGGCCTACACGTCTGGCAAATTCACTGGCCCACAAGGCAACGAGGAACTCATGCCGTGGTGGGTGTCTCGACAGCCGAAGCTCCGTTGCATTCTGTGGGATACACGTCGTTGGTTGGTAGCAATAGCGAATCGTGGGGCTGGGATCTAGGACGCAACAAACTTTATCACAATTGTAAAAACCAACCTGGGGTCACGTATCCTGTCTTTTTGGAACCGGATGAGTCTTTTGTACTCCCAGACTCCTTACTGGTGGTTTTGGATATGGATGAAGGGACTCTTAGCTTCATGGTGGATGGACAGTATCTTGGAGTGGCCTTCAGGGGACTAAAAGGGAAAAAACTTTACCCCATAGTCAGTGCAGTTTGGGGGCACTGTGAAATTACAATGAGATACATCAATGGACTTGACC